One stretch of Tepiditoga spiralis DNA includes these proteins:
- a CDS encoding fructose-1,6-bisphosphatase, with product MRSIEYLKLLSKEYPNIASVSSEIINLQAILNLPKATEHFLTDLHGEDEAFDHVIRTASGVLKRKIDDIFGDHLHEEDKKQLGVLIFYPEQKLKELHEKNITTPNWYKITLNRVINICKVISSKYTRSKVRKALPKDFAYIIEELLHLKNTQLNKEGYYNNIINTIIEIGRADDFIIQISYLIQRLAVDKLHIVGDIFDRGNGAHKIIERLIKHHDCDIQWGNHDILWIGAALGHPALVATAVRITLRYANLSILEDSYGINLRPLLTFAMNTYKGDPCEEFMPRVDKNLFNESEKYMIAQMHKAISIIQFKVEEKIMNEYPELHINNIDYLENINYEKGTIKLNNTVYSLTSNNFPTIDPKNPLNLTKEESDVLNNLIKNFTESEKLKSHIYFLINKGSMYLKTNGNLLFHGCIPMNEEGNFEEVEINGRKYKGRALLDKFDVYVRKSYFHKNENNKYLKWLWYLWRGEKSPLFGKNKMSTFERYFIKNKETHKEIKNSYYTLREKEEIALKVLDEFDLDEKGYIINGHTPVKVKKGESPIKANGRLLVIDGGFCRAYQNTTGIAGYTLIFNSYGLVLNSHKKFEGTKKAIIEGQDIISSTNVLKKAERLKVKNTDIGKELIKEVEDLKELLEAYKNGVLKEKEKKFNISKLLNSI from the coding sequence ATGAGAAGTATTGAATATTTAAAATTACTTTCAAAAGAATATCCAAATATTGCAAGTGTTAGTTCTGAAATAATAAATTTACAAGCAATTTTAAACTTACCAAAAGCTACAGAGCATTTTTTAACAGATTTACATGGAGAAGACGAAGCTTTTGATCATGTAATAAGAACTGCTTCTGGTGTTTTAAAGAGAAAAATAGATGATATATTTGGAGATCATTTACATGAGGAAGATAAGAAACAACTTGGTGTTTTAATTTTTTACCCTGAACAAAAATTAAAAGAGTTACATGAAAAAAATATAACAACTCCAAATTGGTATAAAATAACTTTAAATAGAGTCATAAATATTTGTAAAGTCATTTCTTCAAAGTATACTCGTTCAAAAGTTAGAAAAGCTTTACCAAAAGATTTTGCATATATTATTGAAGAGTTACTTCATTTAAAAAATACTCAATTAAATAAAGAAGGTTATTACAATAATATAATAAATACTATTATTGAAATTGGAAGAGCAGATGATTTTATAATACAAATATCTTATTTAATTCAAAGACTTGCAGTGGATAAACTTCACATAGTTGGAGATATATTCGATAGAGGAAATGGTGCACATAAAATTATCGAAAGATTAATAAAACATCATGATTGTGATATACAGTGGGGAAATCATGATATTTTATGGATAGGTGCAGCTTTAGGTCATCCTGCTCTAGTAGCAACTGCTGTTAGGATAACTTTACGTTATGCAAACTTGAGTATATTAGAAGATTCTTATGGTATAAATTTAAGACCTCTTTTAACCTTTGCAATGAATACTTATAAAGGTGACCCTTGTGAAGAATTTATGCCAAGAGTAGATAAAAATCTTTTTAATGAAAGTGAAAAATATATGATTGCACAAATGCACAAAGCAATTTCTATAATACAATTTAAAGTTGAAGAAAAAATAATGAATGAATATCCAGAATTACACATAAATAATATAGATTATTTAGAAAATATAAATTATGAAAAAGGTACAATAAAATTAAACAATACAGTTTATTCTCTCACTTCAAATAATTTTCCAACAATTGATCCTAAAAATCCTTTAAATCTTACAAAAGAAGAAAGTGATGTTTTAAATAATTTGATTAAAAATTTTACTGAAAGTGAAAAATTAAAGAGTCATATTTATTTTTTAATAAATAAAGGTAGTATGTATTTAAAAACAAATGGAAATTTATTATTCCATGGTTGTATACCTATGAATGAAGAAGGTAACTTTGAAGAAGTTGAAATAAATGGAAGAAAGTATAAAGGAAGAGCTTTATTGGACAAATTTGATGTTTATGTAAGAAAGAGTTATTTTCATAAAAATGAAAATAATAAGTATTTAAAGTGGTTGTGGTATTTATGGCGAGGTGAAAAATCACCTTTATTTGGAAAAAATAAAATGTCAACATTTGAACGTTACTTTATAAAAAATAAAGAAACTCACAAAGAAATTAAAAACTCTTATTATACTTTACGTGAAAAAGAAGAAATAGCTTTAAAAGTTTTAGATGAATTTGATTTAGATGAAAAAGGTTATATAATAAATGGTCATACACCAGTAAAAGTAAAAAAAGGTGAAAGTCCAATAAAAGCAAATGGACGACTTTTAGTAATAGATGGTGGATTTTGCAGAGCTTATCAAAATACAACTGGAATTGCTGGATATACATTGATTTTTAACTCTTATGGATTAGTTCTAAATTCACATAAAAAATTTGAAGGCACTAAAAAAGCTATTATTGAAGGTCAAGATATCATTTCTTCAACAAATGTTTTAAAGAAAGCTGAAAGATTAAAGGTAAAAAATACAGATATAGGAAAAGAATTAATAAAAGAAGTTGAAGATTTAAAAGAACTTCTTGAAGCTTATAAAAATGGTGTTTTAAAGGAAAAAGAGAAAAAATTTAATATTTCTAAACTTCTTAACTCTATATAA
- the pyrH gene encoding UMP kinase, which translates to MYRNVLLKLSGEVLSGEGSKGFNLDALKYMAEEIKKISQHGLNIGMVVGAGNIFRGKELPGMTNSIADHIGMMGTVMNALFIKDYFEKSGIKTVVVSQIVNLPSVRSIHYDDIDLYFNSGYVVIFAGGTSNPFFTTDTAAALRSVEMKADILVKATKVDGIYDKDPKRFTDAVKYDTITYEEAISKNIKVMDTEAFAICQRYNMPIIVLDFFKKDNLLNAVMQNKVGTKVVPNRS; encoded by the coding sequence ATGTATAGAAATGTACTCCTAAAATTAAGTGGAGAAGTTCTATCTGGAGAAGGAAGTAAAGGCTTCAATCTTGATGCTTTAAAATATATGGCCGAAGAAATTAAAAAAATATCTCAACATGGTTTAAATATAGGAATGGTTGTTGGTGCAGGTAATATTTTTAGAGGAAAAGAATTACCTGGTATGACAAATTCAATTGCAGACCATATAGGAATGATGGGAACTGTAATGAATGCTCTTTTTATTAAAGATTATTTTGAAAAATCAGGTATAAAAACCGTTGTCGTTTCTCAAATTGTAAACTTGCCTTCAGTTAGATCTATACATTATGATGATATAGATTTATACTTTAATTCTGGTTATGTTGTAATATTTGCTGGTGGAACTTCAAATCCTTTCTTTACAACAGATACTGCAGCAGCTTTAAGATCTGTTGAAATGAAAGCAGATATACTTGTAAAAGCCACTAAAGTAGATGGAATATATGATAAAGATCCAAAAAGGTTTACAGATGCTGTGAAATATGATACAATTACATATGAAGAAGCAATTTCTAAAAATATAAAAGTAATGGACACAGAAGCATTTGCTATTTGTCAAAGATATAATATGCCAATAATTGTATTGGATTTTTTTAAAAAAGATAATTTATTAAATGCAGTAATGCAAAATAAAGTTGGAACAAAGGTTGTTCCAAATAGATCATAA
- a CDS encoding RrF2 family transcriptional regulator, with protein MSLTVKSSYALRALYELSILNKKGKKKVSIAELSKNQEIPRDFLEKIFSELRDAGILLSIRGRYGGYVLLKKPSELKISEIVNILDKPLQSYKCVGGECSMEVKCAVEFVWKRAYNTMMMELSKITLQDIIDHGQKMINGGTDIAKSNNVDEWRC; from the coding sequence ATGAGTTTAACAGTTAAAAGTAGCTATGCGTTAAGAGCTTTGTATGAACTCTCAATTTTAAATAAAAAAGGGAAAAAAAAAGTATCAATAGCTGAACTTTCTAAAAATCAAGAAATACCAAGAGATTTTTTAGAAAAAATATTTAGTGAACTCAGAGATGCGGGAATACTTCTTTCAATAAGAGGAAGATATGGTGGATACGTGCTTTTAAAAAAACCATCTGAATTAAAAATAAGTGAAATAGTAAATATTTTAGATAAACCATTGCAATCTTATAAGTGTGTTGGAGGAGAATGCTCTATGGAAGTTAAGTGTGCTGTTGAATTTGTTTGGAAAAGGGCATACAACACAATGATGATGGAACTTAGTAAAATAACACTTCAAGATATAATAGATCATGGACAAAAAATGATAAATGGAGGTACTGACATTGCCAAAAGCAATAATGTTGATGAGTGGCGGTGTTGA
- the tsf gene encoding translation elongation factor Ts, which produces MAVTVEMIKKLREATGAGMMDCKKALVETDGNLDAAIDYLRKKGAAKAAKKADRTTGEGIVYSYIHHNEKIGVLLTLSCETDFVARTEDFHAIAKKIALQIAAMNPRWLSREDVPEEIINKEKEIYAEELKNSGKPEHIISKITENKLEKFYEENCLLEQVHYEEKKKISDMITEGIAKIGENIKVAEFTRYQIG; this is translated from the coding sequence ATGGCTGTAACTGTAGAAATGATAAAAAAATTGAGAGAAGCAACAGGTGCTGGTATGATGGATTGTAAAAAAGCTCTCGTTGAAACTGATGGAAATCTTGATGCTGCAATTGATTACTTAAGAAAAAAAGGTGCTGCTAAAGCTGCAAAAAAAGCAGATAGAACTACTGGTGAAGGTATTGTTTATTCATATATACATCATAATGAAAAAATTGGTGTTCTTCTAACTTTAAGCTGTGAAACAGATTTTGTTGCTAGAACAGAAGATTTTCATGCAATAGCAAAAAAGATTGCTTTACAAATTGCTGCTATGAATCCAAGATGGTTATCAAGAGAAGATGTACCAGAAGAAATTATTAATAAAGAAAAAGAAATATATGCAGAAGAATTGAAAAATTCCGGAAAACCAGAACATATAATTTCTAAAATAACAGAAAATAAATTAGAAAAATTTTATGAAGAAAATTGTTTATTAGAACAAGTTCATTACGAAGAAAAGAAAAAAATAAGTGATATGATTACTGAAGGAATTGCAAAAATAGGTGAAAATATAAAAGTAGCAGAATTTACAAGATATCAAATAGGATAA
- a CDS encoding DUF2089 domain-containing protein translates to MIEKKRLSTCPACGGRLKITRYKCERCGTEISGDFKLEDFASLTNEQMLFLKIFIKNRGNLSELQKEMNISYPTAKARLEDLVSALGYRREEDNRIKTFEILEKIERGEITPEEAKEILKKNKKR, encoded by the coding sequence ATGATAGAAAAAAAAAGATTATCTACCTGCCCAGCTTGTGGAGGAAGACTAAAAATCACAAGATATAAATGTGAAAGATGTGGAACAGAAATTTCAGGAGATTTTAAATTAGAAGATTTTGCATCATTAACAAATGAACAAATGTTATTTTTAAAAATTTTTATAAAAAACAGAGGCAATTTATCAGAACTTCAAAAAGAAATGAATATTTCTTATCCAACAGCAAAGGCAAGATTAGAGGATTTAGTAAGTGCTTTAGGTTATAGAAGAGAAGAAGATAATAGAATTAAAACATTTGAAATACTCGAAAAAATTGAACGTGGAGAAATAACTCCAGAAGAAGCAAAAGAAATTTTAAAAAAAAATAAAAAAAGATAA
- the eno gene encoding phosphopyruvate hydratase → MELFYDEIVEVKAREVLDSRGNPTIEAEVILASGATGSAIVPSGASTGIYEALELRDGDKSRYMGKGVLKAVENVNDIIAKEVLGLNVFDQALIDKVMIDLDGTENKDKLGANAILSVSMAVARAAADSLGIPLYKYLGGPNAKVIPSPMMNIVNGGQHADNSLDIQEFMIMPLGFPTFREALRAGSEIFHTLKKILKENGLATSVGDEGGFAPNLNSNEEGLQYIMKAIEAAGYKPGEEVFIALDSAASEFYNSDTKKYSVDGKELTSEELADYYAGLIEKYPIINLEDPFDQDDWDGYKNLTAKVGHKAQIVGDDLYVTNVKRLRKGIETKATNSILIKLNQIGSVTETLDTIELAMKNNMTAVISHRSGEAEDAFIADLAVATNAGFIKTGSLSRTDRILKYNQLLRIEEQLGEVSEYRGKDAFYSLNK, encoded by the coding sequence ATGGAATTATTTTATGATGAAATTGTAGAAGTAAAAGCAAGAGAAGTTTTAGACTCAAGAGGTAATCCAACTATTGAAGCAGAAGTTATTTTAGCAAGTGGAGCAACAGGATCTGCAATAGTACCATCCGGGGCATCAACAGGTATTTATGAAGCATTAGAATTAAGAGACGGTGATAAATCAAGATATATGGGTAAAGGTGTTTTAAAAGCTGTTGAAAATGTAAATGATATAATAGCTAAAGAAGTACTTGGATTAAATGTTTTTGATCAAGCATTAATAGATAAAGTTATGATAGATCTTGATGGAACTGAAAACAAAGATAAACTTGGAGCTAATGCAATATTATCTGTATCAATGGCTGTTGCAAGAGCAGCTGCAGATTCTTTAGGGATTCCTCTTTATAAGTATCTTGGAGGTCCTAATGCAAAGGTTATACCATCACCAATGATGAATATTGTTAATGGTGGTCAACATGCAGATAATAGTTTAGATATTCAAGAATTTATGATAATGCCTTTAGGTTTTCCAACATTTAGAGAAGCATTAAGAGCAGGTTCTGAAATTTTTCATACTTTGAAAAAGATATTAAAAGAAAATGGTCTTGCAACCTCTGTTGGAGATGAAGGTGGATTTGCTCCTAATTTGAATTCAAATGAAGAAGGACTTCAATATATAATGAAAGCAATTGAAGCTGCAGGATACAAACCAGGAGAAGAAGTATTTATTGCATTAGACAGTGCTGCATCTGAATTTTATAATTCAGATACAAAAAAATACTCAGTTGATGGAAAAGAATTAACTTCAGAAGAACTAGCAGATTACTATGCAGGATTAATTGAAAAGTATCCAATAATCAATTTAGAAGATCCATTTGATCAAGATGATTGGGATGGTTATAAGAATTTAACAGCTAAAGTTGGTCATAAAGCTCAAATAGTTGGAGATGACCTTTATGTTACTAATGTAAAAAGACTAAGAAAAGGTATAGAAACTAAAGCAACAAATTCTATTTTAATAAAATTAAATCAAATAGGATCAGTTACAGAAACACTTGATACAATAGAACTTGCAATGAAAAATAATATGACAGCTGTTATTTCTCATAGATCAGGAGAAGCAGAAGATGCATTTATAGCTGATCTTGCTGTTGCAACAAATGCAGGATTTATTAAAACAGGATCATTATCAAGAACAGATAGAATTTTAAAATACAATCAATTATTAAGAATTGAAGAACAACTTGGAGAAGTTTCTGAATACAGAGGAAAAGATGCATTTTATAGTTTAAATAAATAA
- a CDS encoding 3D domain-containing protein, giving the protein MKKAYILILLITILIFTGCTTLKKDPSLPENQLSEINTNLKNLNDKIKILEDKVNYISKKVEENSDYNDNTKTNINSLKENFDIVDKRLRIMEGFIYDGKSVNNNSKNNIEERVKKLEDSLDKIATSLSGDSTKVNLETITNKIKNIYSENESIIDNLNKLSEKISYLESSYKNSDKYLMENGNLKEFISNEINSEISKMDFSKYVKDVVELKTEQEFSKLYYENKKEEIQKIETLTKKVDVLQDNIKNLSNEFEMVSSNPAHSLDEKYTTQIQEIEKKINTALFSMGNSEIQKLFQNKSELNYIVKSGDTLSEISYAYGLGYSGIEILKSANNLKNAGSIRVGQRIKIPVGNIEKYIKWPLKTTRIIDYDRIVVKFGERTVGGITAGIGILPKSSERIYPILPGKIIETGKDAKGTYYVKIDHGNSIVSVISNLYVLYTKIGKWVGSTDSLGSVKKDKLVMIELWKEGEPRDPLKLFFKLAGQYKATYYTEWDDKHIYSPTFRVTKSGKIPKNFETIAADPKKLPIGTVVYIPQFSKLPNSGFFVVEDIGSSIKGNRIDIYINDVRNADIKKDVTLYIVGQEG; this is encoded by the coding sequence GTGAAGAAGGCGTATATTTTAATTTTACTGATAACTATTTTGATTTTTACAGGATGTACTACTTTAAAAAAAGATCCAAGTCTTCCTGAAAATCAATTAAGTGAAATAAATACTAACTTAAAGAATTTAAATGATAAAATAAAAATATTAGAAGATAAAGTAAATTATATATCTAAAAAAGTTGAAGAGAATTCTGATTATAATGATAATACAAAGACGAATATAAATAGTTTAAAAGAAAATTTTGATATTGTGGATAAAAGGCTTAGAATAATGGAAGGTTTTATTTATGATGGTAAAAGTGTCAACAATAATTCGAAAAATAATATAGAAGAAAGAGTAAAAAAATTAGAAGATTCTTTAGATAAGATAGCTACTTCTTTATCTGGAGATTCAACAAAGGTTAATTTAGAAACTATTACTAACAAAATTAAAAATATTTATTCGGAAAATGAATCAATAATAGATAATTTAAACAAATTAAGCGAAAAGATTAGTTATTTAGAAAGTAGTTATAAAAATTCAGATAAATATTTAATGGAAAATGGAAATTTAAAAGAATTTATTTCTAATGAAATAAATTCTGAAATATCAAAAATGGATTTTAGTAAATATGTAAAAGATGTAGTTGAACTCAAAACAGAACAAGAATTTTCAAAATTATATTATGAAAATAAAAAGGAAGAAATACAAAAAATAGAAACTTTAACTAAAAAAGTTGATGTATTACAAGATAATATAAAAAATTTAAGTAATGAATTTGAAATGGTTTCATCTAATCCGGCTCACAGTTTAGATGAAAAATATACCACTCAAATTCAAGAAATTGAAAAGAAAATAAATACAGCTTTATTTTCTATGGGAAATAGTGAAATTCAGAAATTATTTCAAAATAAATCTGAGTTAAATTATATAGTTAAATCTGGAGATACTTTAAGTGAAATTTCATATGCTTATGGTCTTGGATATTCTGGAATAGAAATATTAAAATCTGCTAATAATCTTAAAAATGCTGGTAGTATACGCGTTGGTCAAAGAATAAAAATACCTGTTGGAAATATAGAAAAATATATAAAATGGCCTTTAAAAACAACTAGAATAATTGATTATGATAGAATAGTTGTTAAATTTGGTGAAAGAACAGTTGGTGGGATTACAGCTGGAATAGGTATATTACCTAAAAGTTCTGAAAGAATATACCCTATACTTCCAGGTAAAATTATTGAAACTGGTAAAGATGCCAAAGGAACTTATTATGTTAAAATAGATCACGGAAATTCAATAGTTAGTGTTATTTCGAATTTGTATGTTTTGTATACAAAAATTGGTAAATGGGTTGGAAGTACAGATTCATTAGGATCTGTAAAAAAAGATAAGTTAGTTATGATTGAATTATGGAAAGAAGGCGAGCCAAGAGATCCATTGAAATTATTTTTTAAGTTAGCTGGACAATATAAAGCTACTTATTATACTGAATGGGATGATAAACATATATATTCTCCAACATTTAGAGTTACAAAATCTGGAAAAATACCAAAAAATTTTGAAACTATAGCTGCTGATCCTAAAAAGTTACCAATTGGTACGGTTGTTTATATACCACAATTTAGTAAATTGCCTAATTCTGGATTTTTTGTTGTAGAAGATATAGGAAGTTCTATAAAAGGAAATAGAATTGATATATATATAAATGATGTTAGAAATGCTGATATAAAAAAAGATGTAACACTATATATAGTGGGACAGGAGGGGTAA
- a CDS encoding DUF2225 domain-containing protein — protein sequence MANFYKEITTCPICKTEFTYAKIMSSAIKVKSYDQDLKPNYVDYNPLMFSIITCTNCKFTYNEKDKDKIKNNISPKKFELINKYLSNITEEDIFKIDNSENKSPEFYKQQLVMGSEIYSILKKPFEVAKLLLKLAWHYRDIDDERRELKILNNVLKISTMYFEEAYTDDDTIFALFYSGYISYRFGNLNDAARYLDRLNSKYKNARSPYIRASKELRGELK from the coding sequence ATGGCAAATTTTTATAAAGAAATTACGACTTGTCCTATTTGCAAAACTGAATTTACGTATGCAAAGATTATGTCTTCTGCTATAAAGGTTAAATCTTATGATCAAGATTTAAAACCTAATTATGTAGATTATAATCCGTTGATGTTTTCTATTATAACATGTACGAACTGTAAATTTACCTATAATGAAAAAGATAAAGATAAAATAAAAAATAATATTTCTCCAAAAAAATTTGAATTAATAAATAAGTATCTTTCTAATATAACAGAAGAAGATATATTTAAAATAGATAATAGTGAAAATAAATCTCCTGAATTTTATAAACAACAGTTAGTAATGGGATCAGAAATATACTCTATATTAAAAAAACCATTTGAAGTAGCAAAGTTGCTTTTGAAATTAGCTTGGCATTATAGAGATATTGATGATGAAAGAAGAGAATTAAAAATATTAAATAATGTTTTGAAAATTTCAACTATGTATTTTGAAGAAGCATATACAGATGATGATACTATTTTTGCTTTATTTTATTCTGGATATATAAGTTATAGATTTGGGAATTTAAATGATGCTGCTAGATATTTGGATAGACTAAATAGTAAGTATAAAAATGCAAGAAGCCCTTATATAAGAGCTTCTAAAGAATTGAGAGGGGAACTTAAGTGA
- the ftsY gene encoding signal recognition particle-docking protein FtsY, with protein MGIFDKFKKGLEKARNTFFGSIKTIFAGKTLDDETLEELEEILVMSDMGVEVTQKILKELKEFYKKSDDSDPLILLRDIMEENLTNEPINLNPTKKPYVILVVGVNGNGKTTTIAKLANQYIKNGKSVVLAAGDTFRAAAIEQLKHWGEKIGAEVIAHEHGSDAAAVAFDAVKHAKAKGKDVVLIDTAGRLHNKSNLMEELKKIKRVVQKELPEGIDETLLILDGTTGQNGIVQAKAFKETVDITGIVITKLDGTAKGGIAFAIDHDLNIPIRMIGVGEKEDDLQPFVPHEYCDALLGLEE; from the coding sequence ATGGGAATTTTTGATAAATTTAAAAAAGGTCTTGAAAAAGCAAGAAATACTTTTTTTGGTAGTATAAAAACAATCTTTGCAGGGAAAACACTTGATGATGAAACATTAGAGGAGTTAGAGGAAATATTAGTAATGTCTGATATGGGTGTTGAAGTTACTCAAAAGATTTTAAAAGAACTAAAAGAATTTTATAAAAAAAGTGATGATTCAGATCCTTTGATACTTTTGAGAGATATAATGGAAGAAAATTTGACTAATGAACCTATAAACTTAAATCCAACAAAAAAGCCATATGTCATATTAGTTGTTGGTGTTAATGGAAATGGTAAAACAACTACAATTGCAAAACTTGCAAATCAATATATAAAAAATGGAAAATCTGTAGTTCTTGCTGCTGGTGATACATTTAGGGCAGCTGCTATTGAACAATTAAAACATTGGGGAGAAAAAATAGGCGCAGAAGTAATAGCTCATGAACATGGATCTGATGCGGCAGCTGTTGCTTTTGATGCAGTTAAACATGCAAAAGCAAAAGGAAAAGATGTTGTTTTAATAGATACTGCAGGTAGATTACATAATAAATCAAATCTTATGGAAGAGTTAAAAAAAATAAAAAGAGTTGTACAAAAAGAATTGCCTGAAGGTATTGATGAAACATTATTGATTTTAGATGGAACAACAGGTCAAAATGGTATAGTACAGGCAAAAGCATTTAAAGAAACTGTAGATATAACAGGAATTGTAATTACAAAATTAGATGGAACTGCAAAGGGAGGTATAGCTTTTGCTATAGATCATGATTTAAATATTCCAATAAGAATGATTGGAGTTGGAGAAAAAGAAGATGATTTACAACCATTTGTTCCACATGAATATTGTGATGCTTTGCTTGGATTGGAGGAATAA
- the mnmA gene encoding tRNA 2-thiouridine(34) synthase MnmA encodes MPKAIMLMSGGVDSSVAAYLLKKEGYEIIGIHFKTVEDIIFSLIPEKKKVCCSPSDTNDALKVSNDIGLDDFKVISIKEEFKEKIIKYFIEEYSKGKTPNPCMLCNRYFKFGKAFDIMKELNADIVVSGHYVISEFSEKHNTYVIKKGIDEYKDQSYFLSMVKKEYLDKMYFPLGKLKKEEIRKIALNLGLTVAKKPDSQELCFIPDNNYVRYLKDAGLKIKEGNVLNLNGEVIGTHSGYTNYTIGQRTGIKYFKNASSKLYVYKLNSEKNEVTVAPKEKLYFTQMIVNKLNMFVEIEDKNVLCKIRKRNEEKKVKVIKINKNELKVIFEEPVFAITPGQFATFYDEDGIVLGSGIIQKYLED; translated from the coding sequence TTGCCAAAAGCAATAATGTTGATGAGTGGCGGTGTTGATAGCTCCGTTGCTGCATACTTATTAAAAAAAGAAGGATATGAAATTATAGGTATACATTTTAAAACTGTAGAAGATATAATCTTTTCATTAATACCAGAAAAGAAAAAAGTTTGTTGTAGTCCTTCTGATACAAATGATGCTTTAAAAGTATCAAATGATATAGGACTTGATGATTTTAAAGTTATTTCAATAAAAGAAGAGTTTAAAGAAAAAATCATAAAGTATTTTATTGAAGAATATTCAAAAGGTAAAACTCCAAATCCCTGTATGTTGTGTAATAGATACTTTAAATTTGGGAAAGCTTTTGATATTATGAAAGAGTTAAATGCTGATATTGTAGTAAGTGGTCATTATGTAATTTCTGAATTTTCAGAAAAACACAATACTTACGTAATAAAAAAAGGGATTGATGAATATAAAGATCAATCATATTTTTTATCTATGGTAAAAAAAGAATATTTAGATAAAATGTACTTTCCACTTGGAAAATTAAAAAAAGAAGAAATACGAAAAATAGCTTTAAATTTGGGTTTAACAGTTGCCAAAAAACCAGATAGTCAAGAACTTTGTTTTATACCAGACAATAATTATGTTAGATACTTAAAAGATGCTGGTTTAAAAATAAAAGAAGGAAATGTGTTAAACTTAAATGGCGAAGTAATAGGAACACACAGTGGATATACTAATTATACTATTGGTCAAAGAACTGGAATAAAATATTTTAAGAATGCTTCAAGTAAGCTATATGTTTATAAATTAAACTCTGAAAAAAACGAAGTAACGGTTGCACCTAAAGAAAAATTATATTTTACGCAAATGATAGTAAATAAATTAAATATGTTTGTTGAAATTGAAGATAAAAACGTTTTATGCAAAATAAGAAAAAGGAATGAAGAGAAAAAAGTAAAAGTAATAAAAATAAATAAAAATGAACTTAAAGTTATATTTGAAGAACCTGTTTTTGCTATAACACCTGGTCAATTTGCTACCTTTTATGATGAAGATGGCATTGTTTTGGGTTCAGGAATAATTCAAAAATATTTGGAGGATTAA
- the coaD gene encoding pantetheine-phosphate adenylyltransferase, with product MKEVAVYPGSFDPITKGHINIVERAAKHFDKVIILVLMNVNKNYTFSLEERIELTKKCVSHIDNVEVQSYSGLLVNYAKENNIKSVIRGLRAVTDFEYELQMANANRSLYKSLEIFFLMTDTEYSFVSSSMIKEVARFKGDISMWVSKEVEVALAKKFE from the coding sequence ATGAAAGAAGTTGCTGTATATCCTGGAAGCTTTGATCCTATAACTAAAGGACACATAAACATAGTAGAAAGAGCAGCAAAACATTTTGATAAAGTTATTATATTAGTTTTAATGAATGTAAACAAAAATTATACATTTTCTTTGGAAGAAAGAATAGAATTAACAAAAAAATGTGTTTCACATATAGACAATGTTGAAGTTCAAAGCTATTCTGGTTTATTAGTAAATTATGCTAAAGAAAATAATATAAAATCAGTAATAAGAGGTTTAAGAGCTGTTACAGATTTTGAATATGAACTTCAAATGGCTAATGCAAATAGGTCTCTTTATAAAAGCTTAGAAATTTTTTTCTTAATGACAGATACTGAGTATTCCTTTGTTTCTTCTTCTATGATAAAAGAAGTTGCAAGATTTAAAGGGGATATAAGTATGTGGGTATCAAAAGAAGTTGAAGTGGCGTTAGCTAAAAAATTTGAATAA